A genome region from Dickeya dadantii NCPPB 898 includes the following:
- the fepB gene encoding Fe2+-enterobactin ABC transporter substrate-binding protein encodes MAMLLLAGCDNAASPDHNASATTSTSTGWPRTVQTQKGPVTLAHPPQRIVSTSVTISGTLLAINAPLIGSGATSPNTIVADDQGFFRQWSAEAKARGVKPLYITEPNAEAIAAAAPDMIIIAATGGDSALKLYEQLSAIAPTLVVDYGDKSWQQLAEYLGEAIGHETDARQVIERFEQQVQTVKQAIRLPPQPVSALVYYEDGRGANLWTHASAQGQLLSELGFQLASLPDNLPTETRMGKRQDILQISGENMAGSLNGQSLLLFANDDDTVNRVIANPFLSHLEPVVQHRIWAMGPDTFRLDYYSASNMLNKIEQYFRQPTSR; translated from the coding sequence ATGGCGATGCTGCTGCTCGCTGGTTGCGATAACGCCGCCTCGCCCGATCACAACGCCTCGGCGACGACGTCAACGTCAACAGGCTGGCCCCGCACGGTACAAACACAAAAAGGACCCGTGACGCTCGCCCACCCGCCTCAGCGCATCGTTTCTACCAGCGTGACCATCAGCGGCACGCTGCTGGCGATCAACGCGCCGCTGATCGGTTCCGGCGCCACCAGCCCCAATACGATCGTGGCCGACGATCAGGGCTTCTTCCGTCAGTGGAGCGCCGAGGCGAAAGCCCGCGGCGTCAAACCGCTCTACATCACCGAGCCCAATGCGGAAGCCATCGCCGCCGCCGCACCGGACATGATCATTATCGCGGCGACCGGCGGCGACTCGGCCCTGAAACTGTATGAGCAGCTTTCCGCCATCGCGCCGACGCTGGTGGTGGATTACGGTGATAAAAGCTGGCAGCAACTGGCTGAGTATCTGGGCGAAGCCATCGGTCACGAAACCGATGCCCGGCAGGTGATTGAACGTTTTGAACAGCAGGTGCAGACCGTGAAGCAGGCGATCCGGTTGCCGCCTCAGCCAGTGTCGGCGCTGGTGTATTACGAAGACGGCCGCGGGGCCAACTTGTGGACGCACGCATCCGCGCAGGGGCAATTACTGTCGGAGCTTGGTTTCCAACTGGCGTCGCTGCCGGACAATCTGCCCACCGAAACCCGTATGGGCAAACGGCAGGATATTCTGCAGATCTCCGGCGAAAACATGGCGGGCAGCCTCAACGGCCAGTCGTTGCTGCTGTTCGCCAATGACGACGATACCGTTAACCGGGTCATCGCCAACCCGTTCCTCAGTCACCTGGAGCCGGTGGTACAGCACCGTATCTGGGCGATGGGGCCGGACACCTTCCGACTCGATTATTACAGCGCCAGCAACATGCTGAACAAGATCGAACAGTACTTCCGTCAGCCAACATCCCGCTGA
- the entS gene encoding enterobactin transporter EntS: MAKSSFFLDFSLLKQNAHFRAIFVARMLSVFALGMLTVGVPVQIQAMTGSTLQVGMAVALDGIGMFIGLMLGGVLADRFDRRKLILFARGTCGLGFVALSLNAFSGSPSLLALYVLAAWDGFFGALGMTALMAVIPLLVGRENLPAAGALTMLTVRLGAILSPALGGVIIVAGGVGWNFAVAAAGTLATLIPLVRLPLMKPAPGKPEHPLQALAGGVRFVCAHPVVGCVVLLGMLVSVVGAMRVLFPALAGDAYHAGPSAVGLMYSAVPLGAMIGAFTSGWVSGVRRPGKILLGCATGAFLAVASLGLFSHLLPALLALVCYGYFNAITSLLQFTLIQSHTPDHLLGRVNSLGTAQDVTGDSVGALILGLMGKLLTPATSILAFGAAAALLGGVIALLVRPLRQCRFGEPAASPDEEETGDAVHEG, from the coding sequence ATGGCTAAATCTTCTTTTTTTCTCGACTTCAGTTTGCTGAAGCAGAATGCGCATTTTCGCGCCATTTTTGTGGCTCGCATGTTGTCGGTGTTTGCGCTCGGTATGCTGACGGTGGGAGTGCCGGTACAGATTCAGGCGATGACCGGCTCTACGTTGCAGGTTGGGATGGCGGTGGCGCTGGACGGCATCGGCATGTTTATCGGGCTGATGCTGGGCGGGGTGCTGGCGGATCGCTTTGATCGCCGTAAGCTGATCCTGTTTGCCCGTGGCACCTGCGGGCTGGGTTTCGTGGCGCTGAGCCTGAACGCGTTTTCCGGCTCGCCGTCATTGCTGGCGCTTTATGTACTGGCCGCCTGGGATGGCTTTTTCGGCGCGCTTGGCATGACTGCCCTGATGGCGGTGATTCCGCTGCTGGTCGGGCGGGAAAATCTGCCGGCCGCCGGTGCGTTGACCATGTTGACGGTGCGGCTGGGGGCGATTTTGTCGCCGGCGCTGGGCGGGGTGATTATCGTCGCGGGCGGCGTGGGCTGGAACTTCGCCGTCGCGGCGGCCGGCACGCTGGCGACGCTGATCCCGCTGGTGCGGCTGCCGTTGATGAAACCGGCGCCGGGCAAGCCGGAACATCCTTTGCAGGCGCTGGCCGGCGGGGTACGTTTCGTTTGCGCCCACCCGGTGGTGGGCTGCGTGGTGCTGCTGGGGATGCTGGTGAGTGTAGTCGGGGCGATGCGGGTGCTTTTCCCGGCGCTGGCGGGCGATGCTTACCATGCCGGGCCGTCGGCGGTGGGGTTGATGTACTCCGCGGTGCCGCTGGGCGCCATGATAGGGGCGTTCACCAGCGGTTGGGTATCGGGCGTGCGGCGGCCGGGGAAGATTCTGCTGGGCTGTGCGACGGGCGCGTTTCTGGCGGTGGCGTCGCTGGGGCTGTTCAGCCATTTGCTGCCCGCGTTGCTGGCGCTGGTCTGCTACGGCTACTTCAACGCCATCACCTCATTGCTGCAGTTTACTTTGATACAAAGCCACACGCCGGATCATCTGCTGGGACGGGTTAACAGCCTGGGGACGGCGCAGGATGTCACCGGCGATTCGGTGGGCGCGCTGATTCTGGGGCTGATGGGCAAACTGCTGACGCCCGCGACCAGTATTCTGGCCTTTGGCGCCGCCGCCGCCTTGCTGGGCGGAGTGATCGCGCTGCTGGTGCGCCCGCTGCGTCAATGCCGCTTTGGCGAACCAGCGGCATCGCCGGATGAAGAGGAAACCGGCGACGCGGTGCACGAGGGGTAA
- a CDS encoding NPP1 family protein: MFLKKTAVLATFPLWIAFAAHADDFDKLDQALPSGVNAASIAPVFDFDTDGCLPSAGISRSGKQNGGLNPTGSLTGGCRWSTFLDKSNTLHRYACVNNGGNRYCGHFYALYFLKDQIAAGIKSGHRHDWEYAAVWTKNGAVTHGSYSAHGKLTTAAASSLDKQNGHLKFVYHKDGALTHAFRFAKSGEQAENPYNTFVTPDIVSWYSVHGDGVSNQDMRNKMNTFNYESADIPMKDGNFLSNLNNGKPGDYPNFTQASVDSSK; the protein is encoded by the coding sequence ATGTTTTTAAAGAAGACAGCTGTACTGGCAACATTCCCCCTCTGGATTGCGTTTGCGGCTCACGCCGATGATTTTGACAAACTGGATCAGGCGTTGCCTTCCGGCGTCAATGCTGCATCGATTGCGCCGGTATTCGATTTCGATACCGATGGTTGTCTGCCCAGCGCCGGAATTAGTCGCAGCGGCAAGCAGAATGGCGGCCTTAACCCGACCGGCAGCCTGACTGGCGGTTGCCGCTGGTCCACTTTTCTGGACAAATCCAACACGTTGCACCGTTACGCCTGCGTCAATAACGGCGGCAACCGTTATTGCGGCCACTTTTACGCGCTCTATTTCCTGAAAGATCAAATTGCGGCCGGCATCAAGAGCGGCCACCGCCACGACTGGGAATATGCGGCGGTCTGGACCAAAAACGGCGCCGTGACACACGGCAGCTACAGCGCTCACGGTAAGCTGACGACGGCTGCCGCCTCCAGTCTCGATAAACAAAATGGGCATCTGAAGTTTGTTTACCATAAAGATGGCGCGCTGACCCACGCTTTCCGTTTCGCCAAATCGGGCGAACAGGCGGAAAACCCCTACAACACCTTCGTCACGCCGGATATTGTCAGCTGGTACTCGGTGCATGGCGATGGCGTCAGCAATCAGGACATGCGCAACAAGATGAACACGTTCAACTACGAATCGGCGGATATCCCGATGAAGGACGGTAATTTCCTGTCTAACCTGAACAACGGCAAACCGGGTGATTACCCGAACTTCACGCAGGCCAGCGTGGACAGTTCTAAATAA
- a CDS encoding Svx/AvrXca family virulence/avirulence protein, which yields MTQIRTVTRMVKSALIIGGLFTLAPAFADETCVAGNWQADASVTDMPAVKYQSAHFVFRWKDSDAGKLNIKDVEASAKRLELAWDKYINQIKFPEPYCNSKVKLKANVHLDPSFALTGGLAPNGSMGMWIGTEELKNDWSINWAMPHELAHALQGQTGGFQATAPGSINYMGWFWEAHADWMTHQMDNIHHNLTGSVEEAINTPHLYLGTTRTRYGGWLFLENLKNRYGYQAVNDLWAKAPKAGDPEQGTADPFSVLKSNMGWSQSELNDFFGDWALRNVGWDYTDPDGYNQGAVYRRILGGYETQSLDSGLSYRLLRTATLDPVSNTAGARRFGVLFEQAPQRWGYNVVRLIPDNGASRISVKFNGAVQTVAAVNRFPGLKNDPATLQSPDSDWRWGVVAVNASGKARYSALQRGASASVNNFSIKKR from the coding sequence ATGACACAAATAAGGACTGTGACCAGGATGGTCAAAAGCGCGTTGATTATCGGCGGCTTATTCACGCTTGCCCCGGCATTCGCCGATGAGACCTGCGTTGCGGGCAACTGGCAGGCAGATGCCTCTGTCACCGACATGCCAGCGGTGAAATACCAGAGCGCGCATTTTGTCTTTCGCTGGAAAGACAGCGACGCCGGCAAACTGAACATAAAAGATGTCGAGGCCTCAGCGAAACGGCTGGAGCTGGCCTGGGACAAGTACATCAACCAGATCAAATTTCCCGAACCCTATTGCAACAGCAAGGTGAAACTCAAGGCGAATGTCCATCTTGACCCTTCATTTGCGCTGACCGGCGGCCTGGCGCCCAACGGCAGCATGGGAATGTGGATCGGCACGGAAGAACTGAAAAACGACTGGTCGATCAATTGGGCGATGCCGCATGAACTGGCGCATGCCTTGCAGGGGCAGACCGGTGGTTTCCAGGCTACCGCGCCGGGCAGCATCAACTATATGGGCTGGTTCTGGGAAGCCCACGCCGACTGGATGACCCATCAGATGGATAACATCCACCACAACCTGACCGGCAGCGTGGAAGAGGCGATTAATACCCCTCATCTGTATCTTGGCACCACGCGCACTCGCTATGGCGGCTGGCTGTTCCTGGAAAACCTGAAAAATCGTTACGGTTACCAGGCGGTGAACGACCTGTGGGCAAAAGCGCCGAAAGCGGGCGATCCGGAGCAGGGGACGGCGGATCCGTTCTCGGTACTGAAAAGCAACATGGGCTGGAGTCAGTCCGAGTTGAACGATTTCTTCGGCGACTGGGCGTTGCGTAATGTCGGCTGGGACTACACCGACCCGGACGGCTACAATCAGGGGGCGGTCTATCGCCGTATTCTGGGCGGTTACGAGACGCAGTCTCTCGATAGCGGCTTATCATACCGTCTGCTACGTACCGCCACGCTGGATCCTGTCAGCAATACCGCCGGCGCGCGGCGTTTTGGCGTACTGTTCGAGCAGGCGCCGCAGCGCTGGGGCTACAACGTGGTGCGGTTAATCCCGGATAACGGCGCCAGCCGTATCAGCGTGAAATTCAACGGTGCGGTACAAACCGTGGCGGCGGTCAATCGCTTCCCCGGCCTGAAAAACGACCCGGCCACGCTGCAATCGCCGGATTCCGACTGGCGTTGGGGTGTGGTGGCGGTGAACGCGTCCGGTAAGGCGCGTTACAGCGCGTTGCAACGCGGCGCCAGCGCCTCCGTTAATAATTTCTCCATCAAAAAAAGGTGA
- a CDS encoding 5'-nucleotidase, lipoprotein e(P4) family — translation MKKLTFSASTLITALALTGCTMPAPQDAQTALSNQSVLALNWFQQSGEYQALCYQAFNTARMAFDAAPVKPGKKKTVVVDIDETMLDNSAYSGWQAKEHKSFSPISWNRWSQARQALAVPGAVEFARYVNSHGGQVFYVSNRLVIEASDTRDNLVKLGFPDVNDQTLRLSKGNSNKQARFDDIAAQGNDIVLYVGDNLNDFGAATYHKDNTARRAFVSNNQAKFGTQFIVLPNPLYGDWESGLSSDYNRLTSAQKLQVRDQQIRAWNGQ, via the coding sequence ATGAAAAAGCTGACTTTCAGCGCCAGCACCCTGATAACAGCGTTGGCGTTAACCGGCTGTACCATGCCCGCGCCCCAGGATGCCCAGACCGCGCTCTCCAACCAGTCGGTGCTGGCTCTGAACTGGTTCCAGCAGTCGGGTGAATATCAGGCGTTATGCTATCAGGCGTTCAACACCGCGCGGATGGCATTCGACGCCGCGCCGGTTAAACCGGGCAAGAAAAAGACGGTGGTGGTTGATATTGACGAAACCATGCTGGACAACAGCGCCTACAGCGGCTGGCAAGCCAAAGAACATAAGTCATTCAGCCCGATCAGCTGGAACCGCTGGTCCCAGGCTCGTCAGGCGCTTGCCGTACCGGGCGCAGTGGAGTTCGCCCGCTATGTCAACAGTCACGGCGGCCAGGTGTTTTATGTGTCCAACCGACTGGTTATCGAAGCGAGCGATACGCGCGACAACCTGGTCAAACTCGGTTTTCCGGACGTGAACGACCAGACGCTGCGATTAAGCAAGGGCAACAGCAACAAGCAGGCACGCTTTGATGATATCGCTGCTCAGGGTAATGACATTGTGTTGTACGTGGGAGACAACCTGAATGACTTCGGCGCGGCGACTTACCACAAGGACAATACGGCGCGTCGGGCATTCGTCAGCAATAATCAGGCGAAATTCGGCACGCAGTTCATCGTATTGCCTAACCCGCTTTACGGCGACTGGGAAAGCGGCCTCAGCAGCGACTACAACAGGCTGACGTCGGCACAAAAATTACAGGTGCGCGACCAACAGATTCGCGCCTGGAACGGGCAGTAA
- the mqo gene encoding malate dehydrogenase (quinone) codes for MKKLLVTTLCLGAIGLAQPVMAEENKAVDVVLIGGGVMSATLGTYLQALEPNWTISMVERLDNVAEESSNGWNNAGTGHSAFMELNYTPEKADGSIDISKAVEISEAFEVSRQFWSYQISHNVMKDPSSFINSVPHMSFVWGDDNVNYLHKRYQALQHSTLFRGMEFSDNADQIKQWIPLVMEGRDPQQKIAATRMPIGTDVNYGEVTRQLVDGLKQHSTFNLQLSNEVRDIKRNPDKTWNVVVADLKNGGKESAIKAKFVFIGAGGAALQLLQKSGIPEADNYGGFPVGGEFLVTDNQDIVKRHLAKVYGKASVGAPPMSVPHLDTRIFNGKPALLFGPFATFSSKFLKNGSLWDLLASMNTSNFMPMVNVGIDNFDLVKYLIGQLMMNDDDRFAALKEYFPQAKQSDWRLAVAGQRVQIIKKDKELGGVLKLGTEIVSDKDGTIAALLGASPGASTAAPIMLSLMQTVFKDKVATPEWQAKLKEIVPSYGQKLEGNIDLTNKIRGYTSSTLKLNYMEVKPE; via the coding sequence ATGAAAAAACTATTGGTTACCACCTTGTGTCTGGGCGCCATAGGGCTGGCACAGCCTGTCATGGCGGAAGAAAATAAGGCAGTGGATGTGGTGTTGATCGGCGGCGGCGTCATGAGCGCCACGCTGGGTACCTATCTGCAGGCGCTGGAACCGAATTGGACCATCAGTATGGTCGAGCGTCTGGACAACGTGGCTGAGGAAAGCTCCAACGGCTGGAATAACGCCGGCACCGGCCACTCCGCCTTTATGGAACTGAACTACACGCCGGAAAAAGCCGATGGCTCGATCGACATCAGCAAGGCGGTCGAAATCAGCGAAGCGTTCGAAGTTTCCCGTCAGTTTTGGTCTTATCAAATTTCTCACAATGTGATGAAAGACCCGTCGTCATTCATCAACAGCGTGCCGCACATGAGTTTCGTATGGGGCGACGACAACGTCAATTACCTGCACAAACGTTACCAGGCGCTGCAACATAGCACCCTGTTTCGCGGCATGGAGTTCTCCGACAACGCGGATCAGATCAAGCAGTGGATCCCGCTGGTGATGGAAGGGCGCGATCCGCAACAGAAGATTGCCGCTACCCGTATGCCGATCGGCACCGATGTTAACTACGGCGAAGTCACCCGCCAACTGGTGGACGGGTTGAAGCAGCATTCGACCTTCAACCTGCAACTGAGCAACGAAGTGCGTGACATCAAGCGCAATCCGGACAAAACCTGGAACGTGGTGGTTGCCGACCTGAAAAACGGCGGTAAAGAAAGCGCTATCAAAGCCAAATTCGTGTTCATCGGCGCCGGCGGCGCGGCACTGCAACTGCTGCAGAAGTCAGGTATTCCGGAAGCGGACAACTATGGCGGCTTCCCGGTTGGCGGCGAGTTCCTGGTCACCGATAATCAGGACATCGTAAAACGTCATCTCGCCAAGGTATACGGTAAAGCTTCGGTTGGCGCGCCGCCGATGTCCGTACCGCATCTGGATACCCGTATCTTCAACGGTAAGCCGGCGCTGCTGTTCGGGCCGTTCGCGACCTTCTCCAGCAAATTCCTGAAAAACGGTTCGTTGTGGGATCTGCTCGCGTCCATGAACACCTCCAACTTTATGCCGATGGTGAATGTGGGGATCGATAATTTCGATCTGGTGAAATACCTGATCGGCCAGCTGATGATGAACGACGACGATCGTTTTGCCGCGTTGAAAGAGTACTTCCCGCAGGCCAAACAGTCTGACTGGCGTCTGGCGGTGGCGGGTCAACGCGTACAGATCATCAAGAAAGACAAAGAGCTGGGCGGCGTACTGAAGCTGGGCACCGAGATTGTCAGCGATAAAGACGGTACCATCGCCGCGCTGCTGGGCGCGTCGCCGGGTGCGTCCACCGCTGCGCCGATCATGCTGAGCCTGATGCAGACCGTGTTCAAGGATAAGGTCGCGACGCCGGAATGGCAGGCCAAATTGAAGGAGATCGTTCCGTCTTACGGCCAGAAACTGGAAGGCAATATCGACCTGACCAACAAGATCCGCGGCTACACCAGTAGCACGCTGAAACTGAACTACATGGAAGTGAAGCCGGAGTAA
- a CDS encoding Svx/AvrXca family virulence/avirulence protein, with product MSQIRKHISLGRCVLVAGSLLAASAAYADETCVAGNWRVSNVSDMPAAQYQTDHFAFRWNSNQVKQADVVAAGKQLELIWDKFINQIKFPQPYCNATVKYKANIHIDPSFGLNGGIADGGTMGMWIGPGALLDHWGLAHEFTHALQGQTGSFQSYGNQNFVGWIWESHANWMAHQLDEYRGTSAHCSDMLVNYPHLYLGSTRDRYCNWQFMEHLKNRYGYSAVNDMWAKAPKIGSAEQNTTDPISVLKSNMGWSQSELNDFFGDWAMHNVNWDYTDPDGYDRGSFYRRTYGGYGAVTPSQANADKLLRTTALDPVSASGVRRFAVPFDQAPQRWGYNIVRLIPDSGATKVTVAFQGVVQSAPAVNSLPGLKNDPVSLTQPDSDWRWGLVAIDSAGKSRYSALQRGASAKISNFAVKSNDKGLYLVVMGSPSQMHQIAWDQAYYSLYRYPWTVDLTNAWAEGSQPNAPTPTANGRRHSNGGGWVANGAEVASTAYVGPYARVIGGKVLDYARIEDHATVLSGTVSGNARVSGLTIVQSDTVIKDNAQVSTVFKGPGAFERGVVVSGTAQLRGDAEIRGVSASRGVFYGFIDEDEVKDNRAGANLTDVVPEVTERPAYAR from the coding sequence ATGTCGCAGATAAGAAAGCATATTTCTCTGGGGCGCTGCGTGCTTGTCGCAGGCAGTTTACTGGCGGCGAGTGCCGCTTATGCGGATGAAACCTGTGTGGCGGGGAACTGGCGGGTCAGTAACGTCAGCGATATGCCGGCAGCACAGTATCAGACCGATCATTTTGCGTTTCGTTGGAATAGTAATCAGGTTAAACAGGCCGATGTTGTTGCAGCCGGTAAGCAACTGGAGTTGATTTGGGATAAGTTCATCAACCAGATCAAGTTCCCGCAGCCGTATTGCAACGCGACCGTCAAGTATAAAGCGAATATTCATATTGACCCGTCTTTCGGTCTGAACGGCGGGATTGCCGATGGCGGCACCATGGGAATGTGGATAGGCCCTGGCGCGTTGCTTGACCACTGGGGCCTGGCGCATGAGTTTACCCACGCGTTGCAGGGACAGACTGGCAGCTTCCAGTCTTACGGCAATCAAAACTTCGTTGGTTGGATCTGGGAATCCCACGCTAACTGGATGGCGCATCAACTGGACGAATACCGCGGTACCTCCGCGCATTGCTCCGACATGCTGGTGAACTATCCGCACCTCTATCTGGGGTCGACCCGTGATCGTTACTGCAACTGGCAGTTCATGGAACACCTGAAGAACCGCTACGGCTACAGTGCCGTCAACGACATGTGGGCTAAAGCGCCGAAGATTGGCAGTGCTGAGCAGAACACCACCGATCCAATCAGCGTGCTGAAGAGCAATATGGGCTGGAGCCAGTCCGAGCTGAACGACTTCTTCGGCGACTGGGCGATGCATAACGTCAACTGGGACTATACCGATCCTGATGGCTACGATCGCGGCAGCTTCTATCGTCGTACCTACGGTGGTTACGGCGCGGTAACGCCGTCGCAGGCGAATGCCGATAAACTGTTGCGCACTACCGCGTTAGATCCGGTCAGCGCCTCTGGTGTGAGACGCTTCGCCGTGCCGTTCGATCAGGCGCCGCAGCGCTGGGGTTATAACATTGTCCGCCTGATTCCGGATAGCGGCGCTACCAAAGTGACGGTGGCGTTCCAGGGCGTGGTGCAAAGCGCGCCGGCGGTTAACAGCCTGCCGGGCCTGAAGAACGATCCGGTTTCCCTCACGCAGCCGGATTCCGACTGGCGCTGGGGATTGGTGGCGATCGACTCGGCCGGTAAATCCCGCTACAGCGCGCTGCAACGCGGCGCTTCGGCCAAAATCAGCAACTTCGCGGTGAAATCGAATGACAAAGGGCTGTATCTGGTGGTGATGGGCTCACCGTCGCAAATGCACCAGATCGCCTGGGATCAGGCCTATTACTCGTTGTACCGCTACCCGTGGACGGTGGATCTGACCAATGCCTGGGCGGAAGGTTCACAGCCGAACGCCCCGACGCCGACCGCCAATGGTCGCCGTCACAGCAACGGCGGCGGTTGGGTGGCGAATGGTGCGGAGGTGGCGTCGACCGCCTATGTTGGGCCGTACGCCCGCGTCATCGGCGGCAAGGTGCTGGATTATGCCCGCATCGAAGATCACGCTACCGTGCTGAGCGGCACCGTATCCGGCAACGCCCGGGTCAGCGGTCTGACGATAGTGCAGAGCGACACGGTGATCAAGGACAACGCGCAGGTTAGTACCGTGTTCAAAGGTCCAGGTGCCTTCGAGCGTGGCGTGGTGGTGTCCGGCACGGCGCAATTGCGCGGCGATGCTGAAATCCGCGGCGTTTCCGCGTCCAGAGGCGTGTTCTACGGCTTCATTGACGAAGATGAAGTGAAGGACAACCGGGCCGGCGCCAACCTGACCGACGTCGTACCGGAAGTGACTGAACGTCCGGCCTACGCCAGATGA
- the mlaA gene encoding phospholipid-binding lipoprotein MlaA, with translation MNFRLGGVVLASALLAGCASSKTSAPEQRSDPLEGFNRTMFGFNYNVLDPYVVRPAAVVWRDYMPQPARNGLTNFFVNLSEPATMVNYFAEGKPYQAMIHFNRFFLNTLLGMGGLIDVASMANPKLAKGEPHRFGSTLGHYGVGYGPYLVLPGYGSATLREDGGGVVDTLYPPLSYLTFVMSAGKWAVEGLETRARLLDSDALLHNSSDPYLMVRDAYFQRHDFLASDGKYTPAANPNAKAIEGSLDEIDSDK, from the coding sequence ATGAATTTTCGTCTGGGTGGTGTGGTACTGGCGAGCGCATTGCTTGCCGGCTGTGCCAGCTCTAAAACCTCAGCGCCTGAGCAGCGTTCGGATCCGCTGGAAGGATTCAACCGCACTATGTTCGGTTTCAACTACAACGTGCTGGATCCGTATGTGGTGCGTCCGGCGGCGGTGGTCTGGCGTGATTACATGCCGCAACCGGCGCGCAATGGTTTGACCAATTTCTTCGTCAACCTGTCCGAACCCGCCACCATGGTGAACTATTTCGCCGAGGGCAAACCTTATCAGGCGATGATTCACTTCAACCGTTTTTTCCTTAATACCTTGCTGGGGATGGGCGGCCTGATCGACGTCGCGTCAATGGCGAACCCCAAACTGGCGAAAGGAGAGCCGCATCGTTTCGGCAGTACGCTGGGGCATTACGGTGTGGGTTACGGGCCTTATCTGGTGTTGCCGGGCTACGGCAGCGCCACGCTGCGTGAAGACGGCGGCGGGGTCGTGGATACGCTTTATCCGCCGTTGAGTTATCTCACTTTCGTGATGTCCGCCGGCAAGTGGGCGGTGGAAGGGTTGGAAACTCGCGCCCGTCTGTTGGATTCCGACGCGCTGCTGCATAATTCGTCCGACCCTTACCTGATGGTGCGCGATGCCTATTTCCAGCGGCATGACTTCCTGGCTAGCGACGGTAAATACACCCCGGCGGCTAATCCGAATGCCAAAGCGATTGAAGGCAGCCTGGACGAGATCGATTCAGATAAATAA